One part of the Rutidosis leptorrhynchoides isolate AG116_Rl617_1_P2 chromosome 1, CSIRO_AGI_Rlap_v1, whole genome shotgun sequence genome encodes these proteins:
- the LOC139846968 gene encoding uncharacterized protein: MVKAYRLSDFQDHVSVFQRKLKASHKYLNDVGFNKWFRSQADHVRYAYLTRNSVESINALSKHARKLPVCMLLEFFRASIQDWFFKHHNKAVSLTSTVTPYVERKLGKRTNKSRRWQARKNVQKLHIIWGLSKITYIL; encoded by the coding sequence ATGGTTAAGGCTTACCGTTTGTCAGATTTTCAAGATCATGTTAGTGTATTTCAACGAAAATTAAAAGCGTCTCATAAGTATCTAAATGACGTTGGTTTCAACAAATGGTTCAGAAGTCAAGCTGATCATGTTAGGTATGCATACCTTACTAGAAACAGTGTAGAGTCTATTAACGCTCTATCCAAACATGCTCGCAAACTACCAGTTTGCATGTTATTAGAATTTTTTCGCGCTTCAATACAGGATTGGTTTTTCAAACATCACAACAAAgcagttagtcttacttcaacggttactccatatgttgaacggAAATTAGGCAAGAGGACGAATAAATCAAGAAGATGGCAAGCACGGAAGAATGTTCAAAAATTACATATAATCTGGGGTCTGTCAAAAATTACATATATTTTATGA